From Actinomycetes bacterium, a single genomic window includes:
- a CDS encoding Glu/Leu/Phe/Val dehydrogenase dimerization domain-containing protein: protein MFDRQTGHEQVVFCQDPTTGLRAIVAIFSTALGPALGGTRFHPYRSEADALADVLDLSRAMAYKAACSGLDLGGGKAVILGDPATDKSEALLESYGRFVQSLGGRYLTACDVGTYVEDMDVVARECAFVTGRSPAAGGAGDSSILTALGVFQGMRAAAEAVWGTPTLAGRRVGVSGVGKVGRRLVGHLLAGGASVVVADVSAAAVARVRAACPEVDAVAVDALPGLALDVFSPCALGGALDDQTVAALQARVVCGGANNQLAAPGVEKLLEDRGVLYAPDYVVNAGGLIQVADEIGGYSEPRARARAAGILDTTRRVLRLAADEGVPPAVAADRLAERRIAEARARAGGRIHLPAPTPRRAR, encoded by the coding sequence GTGTTCGATCGGCAGACCGGGCACGAGCAGGTCGTCTTCTGCCAGGACCCCACGACCGGCCTGCGGGCGATCGTCGCGATCTTCTCGACGGCGCTGGGGCCGGCGCTGGGCGGCACCCGCTTCCACCCCTACCGGTCGGAGGCTGACGCCCTCGCCGACGTCCTGGACCTGTCCCGGGCCATGGCCTACAAGGCGGCGTGCTCAGGGCTGGACCTGGGCGGCGGCAAGGCGGTGATCCTCGGGGACCCCGCGACCGACAAGTCCGAGGCGCTGCTCGAGTCCTACGGGCGCTTCGTGCAGTCGCTCGGGGGACGCTACCTCACCGCCTGCGACGTCGGCACCTACGTTGAGGACATGGACGTGGTCGCGCGCGAGTGCGCGTTCGTCACCGGCCGCTCCCCGGCGGCCGGGGGTGCGGGCGACTCCTCGATCCTCACCGCCCTGGGGGTGTTCCAGGGCATGCGGGCGGCCGCCGAGGCGGTTTGGGGCACGCCGACGCTTGCGGGCCGGCGGGTCGGGGTGTCCGGCGTCGGCAAGGTCGGCCGCCGCCTGGTCGGGCATCTGCTCGCCGGCGGCGCGTCGGTGGTGGTCGCCGACGTCAGCGCCGCGGCCGTGGCGCGCGTTCGGGCGGCCTGCCCCGAGGTCGACGCGGTGGCCGTGGACGCGCTGCCGGGGCTCGCGCTCGACGTGTTCTCGCCCTGCGCGCTCGGCGGCGCGCTCGACGACCAGACCGTGGCCGCGCTTCAGGCCCGGGTGGTCTGTGGCGGGGCCAACAACCAGCTCGCCGCCCCGGGCGTGGAGAAGCTGCTCGAGGACCGGGGCGTGCTCTACGCGCCCGACTACGTGGTGAACGCCGGGGGGTTGATCCAGGTGGCCGACGAGATCGGCGGCTACTCCGAGCCACGGGCCCGGGCCCGGGCGGCCGGGATCCTCGACACCACCCGCCGGGTGCTGCGGCTGGCCGCCGACGAGGGGGTCCCCCCGGCGGTCGCCGCCGACCGGCTCGCCGAGCGCCGCATCGCCGAGGCCCGGGCCCGCGCCGGCGGGCGCATCCACCTGCCCGCGCCGACCCCGAGACGCGCACGCTGA
- a CDS encoding patatin-like phospholipase family protein — protein sequence MERADLVLEGGGVKGIGLVGAISTLREAGYEFPRVAGTSAGAVAGCLVAAGIEVDELERLMRELDYRKFRDETLLSRFGVLGKGANLLLRKGIYKGDWLHDWVSAQLAAAGRRTWGDLRITPEEDPRSALRPEQAYKLVVIVSDVSDNRLLRLPWDYHLIGTPQDQVDELPVADAVRASASIPFFFQPCKLQVAGRNGPVYLTDGGMLSNFPIDVFDRRDGQDPRWPTFGVKLSARPDANLRADPPHIDGPLELAMALVGTMSTAHDQMHLDDPAVVDRTMFVDSLGVKATDFDIDEDTQDRLYEQGRKAGTKFLDRWKFTDYLQKHRRAATGDQAGAAIPA from the coding sequence ATGGAACGGGCGGACCTCGTCCTCGAGGGTGGCGGTGTCAAGGGGATCGGGTTGGTCGGCGCGATCAGCACGCTGCGCGAGGCCGGGTACGAGTTCCCGCGGGTGGCCGGGACGTCGGCCGGTGCCGTGGCCGGGTGCCTGGTCGCCGCAGGGATCGAGGTCGACGAGCTCGAGCGGCTGATGCGCGAGCTCGACTACCGGAAGTTCCGCGACGAGACCCTTCTGAGCCGCTTCGGGGTCCTTGGCAAGGGCGCGAACCTGCTGCTCAGGAAGGGCATCTACAAGGGAGACTGGCTCCACGACTGGGTCTCGGCCCAGCTCGCCGCCGCCGGCAGGCGCACCTGGGGCGACCTCCGGATCACCCCCGAGGAGGACCCGCGGAGCGCGCTCCGGCCCGAGCAGGCCTACAAGCTGGTCGTCATCGTCTCCGACGTCTCCGACAACAGGCTGCTGCGGCTGCCCTGGGACTATCACCTGATCGGGACGCCGCAGGACCAGGTCGACGAGCTGCCGGTCGCCGACGCGGTGCGGGCGTCGGCGTCGATCCCGTTCTTCTTCCAGCCCTGCAAGCTGCAGGTGGCCGGCCGCAACGGCCCGGTCTACCTCACCGACGGCGGCATGCTCTCCAACTTCCCGATCGACGTGTTCGACCGGCGGGACGGCCAGGATCCGCGCTGGCCGACCTTCGGGGTGAAGCTGTCGGCCAGGCCGGACGCCAACCTGCGCGCTGACCCGCCGCACATCGACGGTCCCCTCGAGCTGGCCATGGCCCTGGTGGGCACGATGTCCACCGCTCACGACCAGATGCACCTGGACGACCCGGCGGTCGTGGACCGGACGATGTTCGTTGACAGTCTCGGCGTCAAGGCGACTGACTTCGACATCGACGAGGACACCCAGGACCGGTTGTACGAGCAGGGCCGCAAGGCCGGCACCAAGTTCCTGGACCGCTGGAAGTTCACCGACTACTTGCAGAAGCACCGGCGGGCGGCTACTGGCGACCAGGCGGGGGCCGCGATCCCCGCCTGA